AGACTACATTAATATGTATTGAGAATACACACAATAGAGCAGGAGGTACTATACAACCGTTAGAGAATCTAAAGGAAATATATGAATTAGCAAAAGATAACGGAATCAAGTTACATATTGATGGAGCAAGAATATTTAATGCTTCAGTTGCGACAGGGATATCACTAAAAGAATATGCAAAATATTGTGATTCCATATCATTTTGTTTCTCAAAAGGATTGGGAGCTCCTGTGGGTTCGATTTTATGTGGAGAAAAAGGTTTCATTGAAACTGCACATAAATGGAGGAAAATATTAGGAAGCGGGATGCGTCAGTCCGGTATTATAGCTGCAGCAGCCTTATATGCTCTTGAGAATAATGTTGAAAGACTGAGTGAAGACCATGATAAAGCGAGATATTTTGCTGAGGAAATATCCAAGATAGACGGTTTTAATGTTAATCTTGATAATGTACAAACAAATATTGTTGTTTTCTCATATAGCAAGAAAAGCAAGAAAGAATTTATTAATCTTCTTGAAAATAACGGAGTAAGGATATCTTCGGGGAGTTATGAAAACTTAAGAGCAGTTTTTCATCTTGATGTAACATTTGAGGAAGTAAAAAATTCTATAGAGACTATTAAGAAAATATTGTAATGATATTGAAAAAGTTATTCTTATTTATATTCCTAATTTCAGCAATTAGGTTCGTTTATCCTCAATCACACAAATATTTATGTGTAACATGTGATGATTTGCCTTACAATACAAAATACTTTAGAGAAAATAACACAGGCAGATACATAACGGATAAACTCCTGAAAATGTTTAAAGATTACAATATTACAGTTCTTGGTTCAGTTAATTCAGGGAAACTATTCTTAAATAATATACCAGATTCCTCCGAAGTAAAAATTCTTGAAGATTGGCTTAATGAAGGGATGGTTCTTGCTAACCATACTTATGCGCATAAAAATTACAATAATTTATATTTCTCAGAATTCAAGAATGATATACTTGATGGAGAAATAATCCTTAAGGAACTCCTTGCATCACGAGGAAAAACATTAAAATATTTCAGACATCCGTTTTTATTCAGGGGTGATACGAAGACAAAAGCAGATTCACTACAGGCATTTCTGGACTCATTGGGATTCATAGTAGCACCTGTAACTATAGACAATTCAGACTATATCTTTTCGTGGGCATATGAAAAAGCTAAATATGAAAGAAATGATTCTTTAGCGGAAAGAATTGGTAATGATTATGTCGATTATATGAGAGATGTATTAAAATATTATGAAAATCAGTCTTCAGCACTTTTTGGATATAATATAAAGCATATTTTACTGATGCATGCGAATTTATTAAATGCAGATTATTTTGACAAGGTTATTGGAATGTATAAAAGGGAGGGTTATGAGTTTATTACAATCGATGAAGCATTACAAGATGATTGTTACAAAATGCAAGACGAGTTCTATAAAAGGGCGGGAATATCATGGCTCCACAGATGGGCTTACACAGCAGGAAAGAGGGGAGATTTCTTTAAAGGCGAGCCAGTCGTTCCTGATTATATAGAATCATTTATAAAACAATAAACTCACTTCTTTCTCTTTCTTTCCTGTAAAAACTTTTTAAACTTTTCTTCGCGACCATTATTTGATGGTTCGTAATATATTTTATCTTTAATTTCCTGCGGAAGGAAATCCATCTTAATCCAGTGTCCCTCGTAATCATGTGCATATTTATATTCTTTTCCATATCCAAGTTCCTTCATGAGTTTAGTTGGTGCATTACGAAGATGAAGCGGAACACCGTAAGCGGGCAGTTCATTTACATCCTGTTCTGCTCTGCTAATAGCAATGTAGGAAGAATTACTTTTAGGAGAGCAAGCAAGATACGTTGCACATTGCGAAAGTATTATACGGGCTTCAGGCATACCAATACTATCAACTGCGTTGAAAGTTGAAACAGCAATAGTAATAGCATATGGGTCGGCATTACCAATATCTTCAGAGGCAAGAATAATCATTCTTCTTGCTATAAACTTCGGGTCTTCGCCACCCTGAAGCATACGCGCAAGCCAATAAACAGCGGCATCAGGATCGCTGCCTCTCATGCTTTTAATGAAGGCGGATATTATGTTATAATGCTCTTCGGCATTCTTATCGTACTTAATGTAGTTTGTCTGAAAAGCATCTTTTAGAATATCATTAGTTATATTGTAAACACCATGCTCTGCCTGTGTAAGACGAAAGGCGAATTCGAGTCCGTTCAGAAGTCTGCGAGCATCACCGTTGGACATTGAGATTAAGAAGTTTACATCAATGATTTTAATATTAAAGTCCTTAAAGACCGAGTCAAAATTTAATGCTCTTTTAATAATCTTTTCGAAATCATCTTTTCCGAGTTCTTCGAGAGTAAAAACGCGGCAACGAGAAAGAAGAGGTGAAATAACTTCAAAAGATGGATTTTCTGTTGTAGCACCAATCAGAGTAAGCAAGCCTTTTTCGACACTGTGTAAAAGAGAATCCTGCTGAGATTTATTAAACCTGTGTATTTCGTCAATGAAGAGAATTGTTTTCTTATTGTAATACTTTTGATTCTTCTCAGCTTTGTTGATAGCCTCTCTCACGTCTTTAACCCCTGATGAAACAGCTGACAGTTGGATAAATTCAGCATCGATAAGTTTTGATATGATTAAGGCGAGGGTAGTTTTACCGATTCCCGGTGGTCCCCAGAGAATCATAGACACTATCGATTTGTTATCTATCATCTGACGGATAGGTTTTCCTTTGGCAATAAGATGGTCCTGACCGAAGAATTCTTCGAGATTATTTGGACGCAATCTTTCCGCTAAGGGTCTATCATTAAGTAAATCAGGATTATCGTCGAAAAGATCCATATCAGAATTTCTTAAATAAGTAAAGAAGGTTGCTTACATCTTCGAATTTGTGCATAGGGAAGTTACCGATACGGATGTGTTTGTTTTTATAATCTGCATAACCGCTGCTCACAACAAAATCGTTGTACTCGAGTTTAGAAAGTATTTTATCCGTATCAACATTTGATTCAAGAACTATAGTTGTTTTTGATCGTAAGTCTTCATCTTTAACGAACGGTTTAATGTTAGGATGTTTATCAAAGAAACTATAAATCAAGTTTGCTTTCTTCAGGGTCTCCTCTCTAATAATATCGAGACCTTTGGAGTACAAATCATTGCATACACGACCCAGTAAATAGATTGCAGTGATGTTAGGAGTCATAGTAGTCTGATTCTTATCAGCATTAGCGGCAAGCTTCACGAAACTGTTATATGAGCCTATGTTTAATCCTTTTCCGGAAAGAGATTTCGATTTCTCAATAAGGTTTTTCCTGCAAATTATAACGCCAAGTCCGGGAGGCAGACCGAATCCCTTTTGAACAGAGAAAAACAGAAGGTCAATATAAGAATAATCAAACTTGTAATAAGGAATTGAAGTAACAGCGTCAATTGCTATAATAATATGAGGGTTAACCTGCTTCAGTTCATATAGTTTATCGGTATTAAATACAGTACCTGTACTTGTTTCGTTATGTGTAATGCATAACATTTCAGTTTCTTTTGGTATGTCGATACTGTCATAATTAAAACTCTTTCCGAAATCAGATTTGGCGCATACGGGATACTTTCCGAGCGCTTTTGCAATATCGAAATATCTTTGAGCAAAATATCCGTTAATGAAATGGAATGATTTTTCGGCAACCAGACTTTGCAGTGAGCGCTCCATACATTCTGTTGCGGATGACAGGAAGAAAACGTAGAAGTCGTCCGGTATTCCGAGTAGTAATTTAAGGGAATTTACGGTATGAGAGTTTATTTCTTCGAATTCTGCAGAGCGGTGAGAAACCGAAAACAAATTATTTTCTACAGCTTCTTTGTAGTAATCCAGTATTCCATCTGAGAGTTCAGTAGGACCGACAGTGAAATATTTTTTTCCTATAGTCACTAATTGACAATCAATTTAATTTATTGATGAATGATTTAACAATATAATTGTATTCATCAATATTTTCAAGATGATGACTATGAGAACAATCTTTCATAACAACAAACTCAGAATCAGGAATTGTTTTACTGTATCTTTCGACAATGTAAGGAGCCGCTTCGTCATATTCGCCACAGGTAAAAAGGACGGGGATAGAGATATTATTAAGTTCATTAGTTCTGTCATATTTCATTAGCGAGCCTGTTCCCGTAAATTCACTTGGTCCCCACATATAGTTATAAATATTTGCATTCATTTTTCCAAATGTTTCTAATAACAAAGGATGCCAAGGATTCATACGGCAAAGATGCAGATTGTAGTAAAAGTTCATTGCATCAATATACTTTTGATTTGTGAAGTCTTTTTTATCTTCATATTCAATTATTGTATTCCTAATGTTTTCAGGCAACATAGGAAGATAAGAGCGAGCCCCCTCGATGAATAATTCCGCACTTACAGGCGGACCAGATAATATTAAAGCTTTAACCTTTTGAGGAAATAACAAATGATATTCGAGAGCTAGAACAGTACCCCATGACTGTCCGAGAAGAATAACCGAGTCATATTTTAAATGCTCGACAAGCAGGTTCAGTTCATCAGTATATCTTTCAACAGTCCAAAGAGAATTATCAGAAGGTTTATCAGAGTTACCGCAACCGAGCTGGTCGTAAAAGATGAGGGGTCTTTCAGAAGAGAGTGGAGTCAATGTTAGCAAATAATCGTGACTGCCACCGGGACCGCCATGAATGCAGATAAGCGGAGTACCTTGTTTTTCTGTACCGATAATTTTGTACCAAATCTTACCGCCTTTAACATTACAAAAACCGGTTACTTCGGAGATGTTTTGAGCATTCATAGAATTAAAAATAAACAACAGGGTTTAAAAAGTAAATACCGTAAAATCCCTTTTCATAACAAGAGAGGATAAAGTTGAGCGGGAGACGGGGATCGAACCCGCGACGTCGACCTTGGGAAGGTCGCATTCTACCGCTGAATTACTCCCGCTTATGATTAAAAATAAAGAAGTTAAAATTAAATTACTATATAATAATAAGTGAATCATAGTGCGTTTTTTGTTTTTGCAGAGATTATTAATTTAATTTATGGAAACTATATTTAGTTTACTTTATACAGTTCTTGCTTCAACAGTCTTTGCATTATTTGATTATTTTGGATTTAATATAAGTTTGAAGAAAGGGTGGGCAGAATTCAACAAGGATAGAGGATACAGGGTTGTGCAGGGATTGTTTCAATTATTCTTGACCATTCTGTTATATTATATTTCGGGATGGAGGGCTGCGATTGGATTTAATATAATCTGGTGGACGTGGGGATGCGATTTTCTTTACTATCTATACTGTGAAATGTTTAATTATGGAAATGACAGGGGGAATTTCAAGAAAGAAGTAAAAAGTAACGGTGTGAAATGGGCTTGGTGGACTCCTTATGGTCTTTTGTTTACTAAGAAGGGTGATGTGATTATGTATAGGAAATTGGTGTGGCAGGCAGTATTGGGTACGCTTGCAGCGGTTATATTGATACTGGCGTGAATGATATAGTTTATTTTATTTGATTCCAGAAATAAGTAAATTAAGAAAAATAAATAATAATATAATAAATGAAGAATAAATCGGTATTAGATAAGAAAAAGATTGCGTTACTGGAAACATTTGAGAACTCGCATCCGATGAGAAATTATGTGATTGTACATCAGACAGATGAGTTCACTTCGGTATGTCCAAAAACGGGTCAGCCTGATTTCGGGACGATAATTATTTCGTATGTAGCTGATAGAAAGTGTGTTGAGCTTAAATCACTGAAGTTTTACCTTCAGTCATTCAGGAATGAGGGTATATTTTATGAGAACGTTACAAACAGGATACTGGATGATTTGGTTTATGTGCTGAAGCCGAGGTGGATGGAGGTGAAAGGAATATATTCGAGACGCGGGGGACTGTTTACTACGGTGGTTGCAACGCACGGAAAAAAGAGATAAAACAAAGAGGAAACATTCATTGAAAAAGATATACACACCAAAGTTATGGACAGCTCTCAAGGAAGGATACACAAGAGATAAGTTTTTTTCAGATTTATCTGCGGGTGTTATTGTCGGGATAGTTGCATTACCGCTTGCAATAGCATTTGCAATAGCGTCGGGTGTAAAGCCGGAACAAGGACTCTATACAGCTATTATTGCCGGATTTTTGGTTTCACTACTTGGAGGCAGCCGAGTTCAGATAGCTGGTCCGACCGGTGCATTCATAGTAATAATATACGGCATAGTACAGAAATACGGTTATGACGGTCTTGCAATAGCAACATTTATGGCAGGAGCGATACTTGTATTAATGGGAATAGCCCGACTTGGGACACTATTAAAATTTATACCATATCCTTTAGTAGTTGGATTTACGAGCGGAGTTGCCGTTATAATATTTACATCGCAGATAAAAGATATGTTCGGATTACAGATAGCCGAGCTTCCAGCAGACTTTATTTCGAAGTGGGTAGTTTACTTCAAGGAATTCACAGCAATTAATTACAATGCACTACTTATCGGCGGCATCTCGCTTTTAATTCTTATTTTCTGGCCGAGAGTTTCTCATAAAATACCATCGCCGTTAGTTGTGATAATTGTCATGACAGTTATAGTGCAGGTATTTGACATAAAAGTGGATACAATACAGAGCAGGTTTGGAGCAGTACCTAATTCGTTACCAACACCTCATATACCGAATATAACGCTGGATAAGATAATGGGGGTGTTTTCTCCGGCGGTGACTATAGCATTACTGGGAGCGATTGAATCGCTGCTTTCAGCATCAGTAGCAGATGGTATGATACGTTCAAGGCACCGTTCTAACATGGAACTAATAGCACAGGGAGCAGCTAATATATTCTCTCCTTTATTCGGCGGGATTCCTGCAACGGGTGCGATTGCAAGAACAGCGACTAATGTTAAGAACGGAGCAAAAACACCAATATCCGGAATAATTCATTCAGTTGTTTTATTGTTAATAATGTTATTCTTTGGCAAGTGGGCGGCACTGATACCGATACCTGCATTATCTGCGATACTCATTATAGTATCATACAACATGAGTGAGTGGCGTTCATTTAAAAAACTTTTAAGAAGTCCAAAGAGTGATATAATAATTTTGATAGTAACTTTCATACTAACAGTAGTAGTTGACCTAACTGTTGCAATAGAGGTAGGAGTGGTACTTTCGGCGTTATTCTTTATGAGGAGAATGGCAGAAGTATCACAGGTGAATGCAATAACAAAAGATATAAAGGATGAATTAGAGGACAAGTATGACAGCGACGAAGGCGATATAAAGTTACCGGAGGGAGTTGATATATTTGAGGTACACGGCTCGTTATTCTTCGGAGCAGTGGAGCAGTTCACGGAATCATTGCGACCTGTGGAAAAGAAGCCTAAATATTTAATACTTGAAATGAAGCATTTACTGCTTATAGATGCGACCGGATTGAGAGCGCTTGAGGACCTTGAATCAACTTTAAAGGTTCAGAAGACAAAGTTCCTCATATCAGGTTTGCACAAGCAACCGTTATTTGCGATGGTACAATCGGGTATACTGGATAAAATAGGAGATGAGCATTTATTCGGCAGCGTAATAGAAGCTTTAGCTTATATTGAAGAGAATAATACAAAAGCAAATAAATAATATTATTAATTTAAACAAAGAATTATGGACTACAGAGTAGAGCATGACACAATGGGTGAAGTAAGAGTTCCTGCGGAAAAGTACTGGGGAGCGCAGACCCAAAGGTCAAAAGTGAACTTCACAATCGGTGCACAACTAATGCCGAAGGAAGTTATTTACGCTTTCGCGATATTAAAGAAAGCAGCTGCAATGGCGAATCATGAATGCGGTGTACTTCCAAAAGAAAAGATGGAACTGATTGGGAAAGTATGCGATGAAATATTAAACGGAGAGCTTGATGACCAGTTTCCGCTTGTTGTATGGCAAACGGGTTCGGGCACGCAGTCGAACATGAATGTGAATGAAGTAATAGCAAACAGGGCACATGTTTTGAGCGGAGGAAAGCTTACGGACGAGAAGAAAGTTTTACATCCAAATGACGATGTAAACAAATCACAATCTTCGAACGATACATTTCCGACTGCGATGCACATTGCGGGATACAAGATGATAGTTGAGAACACAATTCCAAAGGCAACGAGCTTGATGAGGACGCTTAAAGAGAAGTCGGAGAAGTTTATGGACGTTGTGAAGATTGGGAGGACACATTTAATGGATGCCACACCGCTTACTTTAGGACAGGAGTTTTCAGGATATGTATCACAGGTAGACCACGGACTAAGGGCGATAAAGAATTCGCTTGCTCATTTGTCAGAGCTTGCACTGGGCGGTTCTGCGGTTGGCACGGGTTTAAACGTTCCTAAGAATTACGATGTGATAGTTGCAAAGTACATTTCAGAGCTGGCGGGTCATCCTTTCAAGACGGCGGAGAATAAGTTTGAATCGCTTGCTGCTCATGATGCGATGGTGGAATCATCGGGAGCAATAAAGACTCTTGCTGTCAGTTTGATGAAGATTGCAAACGACATCAGGCTGCTGGGTTCCGGACCGAGAAGCGGAATAGGGGAGTTAATAATTCCCGAGAATGAACCGGGTTCATCAATAATGCCGGGGAAAGTAAACCCGACACAGGCGGAGGCGATGACGATGGTATGTGCGCAGGTGATAGGCAATGACGTCGCGGTAACGACGGGGGGAATATACGGACACTTTGAGCTGAACGTGTTTAAGCCGGTGATGATAACTAACCTGCTGCATTCGGCGAGGCTGCTGGGAGATGCATGCGACTCATTCAATAAACATTGTGCAGTTGGAATCGAGCCAAACTATTCCATTATAAACAGACATGTAGAGAATTCACTTATGCTCGTGACTGCATTGAATACACACATTGGTTATGAGAAAGCGGCAAAGATTGCTAAGAAGGCACACAAAGAAAACAAGACATTGAGGGAAACTGCTCTTGAACTTGGATTTTTGACTTCCGAGGAATTTGATAAGTGGGTAGTACCGAAGAATATGGTTGGAAACCTTTAAAACAATAATAAAATAAGAAACTTAACAAACAGGAACAGAAATGTTCCTGTTTTTTATTGGTGAACTGGACGCAACTGAGGAATAGTTTAGCTTTCATCGAGGATTTGTCGAGAATGAACTTGATATAAAGTGAACAGGAAGTGGGTTTGAAGTGGACTTTAAGTGGGTTTTGAGATATTTGATATTCAGACTATTTTGTTTTATGTAAAATCTGAATTATTTGCGAAATCTTTAAATA
The window above is part of the Ignavibacteria bacterium genome. Proteins encoded here:
- the fumC gene encoding class II fumarate hydratase, whose product is MDYRVEHDTMGEVRVPAEKYWGAQTQRSKVNFTIGAQLMPKEVIYAFAILKKAAAMANHECGVLPKEKMELIGKVCDEILNGELDDQFPLVVWQTGSGTQSNMNVNEVIANRAHVLSGGKLTDEKKVLHPNDDVNKSQSSNDTFPTAMHIAGYKMIVENTIPKATSLMRTLKEKSEKFMDVVKIGRTHLMDATPLTLGQEFSGYVSQVDHGLRAIKNSLAHLSELALGGSAVGTGLNVPKNYDVIVAKYISELAGHPFKTAENKFESLAAHDAMVESSGAIKTLAVSLMKIANDIRLLGSGPRSGIGELIIPENEPGSSIMPGKVNPTQAEAMTMVCAQVIGNDVAVTTGGIYGHFELNVFKPVMITNLLHSARLLGDACDSFNKHCAVGIEPNYSIINRHVENSLMLVTALNTHIGYEKAAKIAKKAHKENKTLRETALELGFLTSEEFDKWVVPKNMVGNL
- a CDS encoding polysaccharide deacetylase family protein; amino-acid sequence: MILKKLFLFIFLISAIRFVYPQSHKYLCVTCDDLPYNTKYFRENNTGRYITDKLLKMFKDYNITVLGSVNSGKLFLNNIPDSSEVKILEDWLNEGMVLANHTYAHKNYNNLYFSEFKNDILDGEIILKELLASRGKTLKYFRHPFLFRGDTKTKADSLQAFLDSLGFIVAPVTIDNSDYIFSWAYEKAKYERNDSLAERIGNDYVDYMRDVLKYYENQSSALFGYNIKHILLMHANLLNADYFDKVIGMYKREGYEFITIDEALQDDCYKMQDEFYKRAGISWLHRWAYTAGKRGDFFKGEPVVPDYIESFIKQ
- a CDS encoding replication-associated recombination protein A encodes the protein MDLFDDNPDLLNDRPLAERLRPNNLEEFFGQDHLIAKGKPIRQMIDNKSIVSMILWGPPGIGKTTLALIISKLIDAEFIQLSAVSSGVKDVREAINKAEKNQKYYNKKTILFIDEIHRFNKSQQDSLLHSVEKGLLTLIGATTENPSFEVISPLLSRCRVFTLEELGKDDFEKIIKRALNFDSVFKDFNIKIIDVNFLISMSNGDARRLLNGLEFAFRLTQAEHGVYNITNDILKDAFQTNYIKYDKNAEEHYNIISAFIKSMRGSDPDAAVYWLARMLQGGEDPKFIARRMIILASEDIGNADPYAITIAVSTFNAVDSIGMPEARIILSQCATYLACSPKSNSSYIAISRAEQDVNELPAYGVPLHLRNAPTKLMKELGYGKEYKYAHDYEGHWIKMDFLPQEIKDKIYYEPSNNGREEKFKKFLQERKRKK
- the queF gene encoding preQ(1) synthase, with translation MKNKSVLDKKKIALLETFENSHPMRNYVIVHQTDEFTSVCPKTGQPDFGTIIISYVADRKCVELKSLKFYLQSFRNEGIFYENVTNRILDDLVYVLKPRWMEVKGIYSRRGGLFTTVVATHGKKR
- a CDS encoding proline iminopeptidase-family hydrolase; its protein translation is MNAQNISEVTGFCNVKGGKIWYKIIGTEKQGTPLICIHGGPGGSHDYLLTLTPLSSERPLIFYDQLGCGNSDKPSDNSLWTVERYTDELNLLVEHLKYDSVILLGQSWGTVLALEYHLLFPQKVKALILSGPPVSAELFIEGARSYLPMLPENIRNTIIEYEDKKDFTNQKYIDAMNFYYNLHLCRMNPWHPLLLETFGKMNANIYNYMWGPSEFTGTGSLMKYDRTNELNNISIPVLFTCGEYDEAAPYIVERYSKTIPDSEFVVMKDCSHSHHLENIDEYNYIVKSFINKLN
- the sulP gene encoding sulfate permease, translating into MKKIYTPKLWTALKEGYTRDKFFSDLSAGVIVGIVALPLAIAFAIASGVKPEQGLYTAIIAGFLVSLLGGSRVQIAGPTGAFIVIIYGIVQKYGYDGLAIATFMAGAILVLMGIARLGTLLKFIPYPLVVGFTSGVAVIIFTSQIKDMFGLQIAELPADFISKWVVYFKEFTAINYNALLIGGISLLILIFWPRVSHKIPSPLVVIIVMTVIVQVFDIKVDTIQSRFGAVPNSLPTPHIPNITLDKIMGVFSPAVTIALLGAIESLLSASVADGMIRSRHRSNMELIAQGAANIFSPLFGGIPATGAIARTATNVKNGAKTPISGIIHSVVLLLIMLFFGKWAALIPIPALSAILIIVSYNMSEWRSFKKLLRSPKSDIIILIVTFILTVVVDLTVAIEVGVVLSALFFMRRMAEVSQVNAITKDIKDELEDKYDSDEGDIKLPEGVDIFEVHGSLFFGAVEQFTESLRPVEKKPKYLILEMKHLLLIDATGLRALEDLESTLKVQKTKFLISGLHKQPLFAMVQSGILDKIGDEHLFGSVIEALAYIEENNTKANK
- the ltaE gene encoding low-specificity L-threonine aldolase, which encodes MNKIDLRSDTVTKPSKKMREAIFNAEVGDDVFGEDPTVIKLQEKCADISGKESALFVTTGCLGNQLAIKSHTKQGDEVICESESHIFHYETSAPSIISNVQLHIVPGINGVMNPEDIRIAIRSSEYYFPKTTLICIENTHNRAGGTIQPLENLKEIYELAKDNGIKLHIDGARIFNASVATGISLKEYAKYCDSISFCFSKGLGAPVGSILCGEKGFIETAHKWRKILGSGMRQSGIIAAAALYALENNVERLSEDHDKARYFAEEISKIDGFNVNLDNVQTNIVVFSYSKKSKKEFINLLENNGVRISSGSYENLRAVFHLDVTFEEVKNSIETIKKIL
- a CDS encoding aminotransferase class V-fold PLP-dependent enzyme produces the protein MTIGKKYFTVGPTELSDGILDYYKEAVENNLFSVSHRSAEFEEINSHTVNSLKLLLGIPDDFYVFFLSSATECMERSLQSLVAEKSFHFINGYFAQRYFDIAKALGKYPVCAKSDFGKSFNYDSIDIPKETEMLCITHNETSTGTVFNTDKLYELKQVNPHIIIAIDAVTSIPYYKFDYSYIDLLFFSVQKGFGLPPGLGVIICRKNLIEKSKSLSGKGLNIGSYNSFVKLAANADKNQTTMTPNITAIYLLGRVCNDLYSKGLDIIREETLKKANLIYSFFDKHPNIKPFVKDEDLRSKTTIVLESNVDTDKILSKLEYNDFVVSSGYADYKNKHIRIGNFPMHKFEDVSNLLYLFKKF